A DNA window from Paenibacillus andongensis contains the following coding sequences:
- a CDS encoding RelA/SpoT family protein — protein sequence MGIEQLLEKAATYLKENDLQRIREAYEFADEAHHGQVRKSGEPYILHPLAVADILVNMQMDVTSVIAALLHDVVEDTTVSLETVLDKFGKTCAMLVDGLTKLERIKFKSKEEQQNENYRKMFVAMAQDIRVILIKLADRLHNMRTLKYQSEESQRRIAEETLEIFCPIAHRLGISTIKWEMEDIALRYLNPQQYYRIVNLMQKKRTEREQYIEDVIHSIKEKLDEMGIQGDISGRPKHLYSIYKKMSSRGKQFNEIYDLMALRVIVDGIKDCYASLGIIHTLWKPMPGRFKDYIAMPKPNMYQSLHTTVIGPKGEPLEVQIRTWEMHRTSEFGIAAHWAYKEGGSVVPSGTFEDKMSWFREILELQHETNDASEFMESMKMDFFSDLVFVFTPKGEVIELPAGSVPLDFAYRIHTEVGNRTIGAKVNSRIVPLDHKLKTGDIIEILTSKHSYGPSQDWIKIAQSSHARSKIKQWFKKEKREENVEKGKDMIERELKRLAIDPPTLMSDDKMLEAAKKFNFSDIEDMLSAVGFGGITAAQICTKLTEKLRKEAEEAQVLKLTSEVKEVKAPTSSERKSRPTNGVRVKGVDNLLVRFARCCNPVPGDLIIGYITRGRGVSVHRSDCTNIPSTMGEEERVIEVDWAEAVESNFNVEIEITGHDRRGFLNEVLQAVSESKTMISAVSGRSDKNKMATIHMTILIKNIDHLQSVVEKIKRVKDVYSVQRIMQS from the coding sequence TGCGCTTCTGCATGATGTCGTTGAAGATACAACAGTTTCACTGGAAACTGTTCTAGATAAATTCGGGAAAACTTGCGCGATGCTAGTGGATGGCTTGACGAAGCTGGAACGGATCAAGTTCAAGTCCAAAGAGGAGCAGCAGAACGAGAACTACCGCAAAATGTTTGTTGCTATGGCGCAGGATATTCGCGTTATTCTCATTAAATTGGCGGACCGTTTGCACAATATGCGGACATTGAAGTACCAATCTGAAGAGAGCCAGCGCCGCATTGCGGAGGAAACGCTGGAGATTTTCTGTCCGATTGCGCATCGACTCGGTATTTCTACAATTAAGTGGGAAATGGAGGATATCGCCCTCCGTTATTTGAATCCGCAGCAGTATTATCGGATCGTTAACCTTATGCAGAAGAAGCGCACAGAGCGTGAGCAATATATTGAGGACGTTATTCACAGCATTAAAGAAAAGCTGGATGAAATGGGCATTCAGGGAGATATTTCGGGAAGACCTAAGCATCTATACAGTATTTATAAAAAAATGAGCTCCCGCGGTAAGCAGTTCAATGAGATTTACGATCTCATGGCACTTCGTGTTATTGTTGATGGCATCAAGGACTGCTACGCTTCTTTAGGTATCATTCATACCTTGTGGAAACCAATGCCTGGACGCTTCAAAGATTATATTGCGATGCCGAAGCCGAATATGTATCAGTCTTTACACACAACGGTGATTGGGCCTAAGGGAGAGCCGTTAGAAGTTCAGATTCGCACATGGGAGATGCATAGAACGTCAGAGTTTGGTATCGCTGCGCATTGGGCCTACAAAGAAGGCGGTTCTGTAGTACCTTCGGGCACTTTCGAGGACAAAATGAGCTGGTTCCGTGAAATTCTGGAACTTCAGCACGAGACCAATGACGCATCCGAATTTATGGAATCCATGAAGATGGATTTCTTCTCAGACCTAGTTTTCGTCTTTACGCCAAAAGGGGAAGTTATCGAGCTTCCTGCCGGTTCTGTACCTCTGGATTTTGCTTATCGTATTCACACAGAAGTTGGTAATCGGACAATTGGCGCCAAAGTAAATTCCCGGATCGTTCCCTTGGACCACAAGTTGAAAACAGGGGATATTATTGAAATTCTGACCTCTAAGCACTCGTACGGACCTAGTCAGGATTGGATTAAAATCGCGCAATCCTCTCACGCTCGAAGTAAGATCAAGCAGTGGTTTAAGAAAGAGAAGCGTGAAGAGAACGTTGAAAAAGGGAAAGACATGATTGAGCGCGAGCTCAAACGATTGGCGATCGATCCTCCGACATTGATGAGCGACGATAAAATGCTTGAAGCCGCGAAGAAGTTTAATTTTAGCGATATTGAAGATATGCTGTCAGCCGTAGGCTTTGGCGGTATTACAGCTGCACAAATATGTACGAAGTTAACCGAGAAGCTGCGTAAGGAAGCCGAAGAAGCACAGGTGCTGAAGCTTACTAGTGAGGTCAAGGAGGTCAAAGCTCCGACTTCATCCGAGCGCAAAAGCCGTCCAACTAACGGTGTCCGTGTCAAAGGCGTCGACAATCTGCTTGTCCGCTTCGCACGCTGCTGTAATCCAGTACCTGGCGATCTGATCATTGGGTACATCACGAGAGGACGCGGCGTGTCCGTGCATCGTTCTGATTGCACGAACATCCCTTCAACTATGGGGGAAGAGGAGCGGGTCATTGAGGTCGATTGGGCCGAAGCTGTAGAATCCAATTTCAATGTCGAGATCGAAATCACTGGTCATGACCGCCGTGGATTCTTAAACGAAGTACTCCAAGCTGTTTCAGAAAGCAAAACGATGATTTCCGCTGTATCCGGGCGATCCGATAAGAACAAGATGGCTACGATTCATATGACCATTTTAATCAAAAATATAGACCATCTGCAGTCCGTTGTTGAGAAAATTAAACGTGTCAAGGATGTCTATTCCGTTCAGCGTATTATGCAAAGTTAG
- the dtd gene encoding D-aminoacyl-tRNA deacylase, which yields MRVVVQRCKRAEVTVNDTTIGRIEQGLLLLVGITHDDTEQDAKYLADKVAGLRIFEDESGKMNLSVLDTGGQILSVSQFTLYGDCRKGKRPNFMSAARPELAEPLYDKFNELLRSLGLHVETGAFGEMMDVSLTNWGPVTLVIDSK from the coding sequence ATGAGAGTAGTTGTTCAACGTTGTAAACGTGCCGAAGTAACTGTAAATGATACAACCATTGGTCGTATTGAACAGGGTTTGCTGCTGCTAGTCGGGATTACCCATGACGATACCGAGCAGGATGCGAAGTATTTGGCGGATAAAGTGGCTGGGCTGCGTATTTTTGAAGATGAATCCGGCAAAATGAATCTTTCCGTACTAGATACGGGAGGACAAATTTTATCCGTTTCACAGTTTACTTTGTATGGCGATTGCCGTAAAGGGAAGAGGCCCAATTTCATGTCAGCGGCAAGACCAGAGCTTGCTGAGCCGCTATATGACAAGTTTAATGAGCTGCTAAGGTCTCTAGGTTTACATGTGGAAACGGGCGCTTTTGGGGAAATGATGGATGTATCTTTGACGAATTGGGGACCTGTAACGTTGGTTATCGACAGCAAATAG
- a CDS encoding FAD-dependent oxidoreductase, producing MANSNRNNSTSKGWLWLMGTLIVLAVLAAAASLYYQYKHLSHGAHSSVKQAIQEVKSVKKAKDAYDVIVVGTDPEGVAAAVSAARNGLSTLLVDGRNRTMLGGLMTHGGLNTIDMNYAPKANPLSKHEVFNKGFFSEWYSKIEGDSFDVNTAANAFYDLVRAEKNIDVLLRMQKIEPILESSGSGNAKLQGVILTLSDGTKQTVKSASVIDATQDADFAAAAGVPFTFGREDLGDPQSRMAVTLVFRLKNITPEVWSLMAKRLNGDDDVNSGVNEVSVWGYKEMSNYPALNKERAKMRGLNMGRENDNTVLVNSLQIFGVDTFNPKSVQDAFDIANQELPNVVAYMQKTFPEFAGVELAGTASELYVRETRHIQGEYRMNIVDVCTNGDQWDRIGFGSYPVDIQRVTPSDSGNVVCSPTQYAIPFRSIVPLKVDGLLVVGRAASYDTLPHGSARVMPTGMAEGEAAGAAAMFAKQEKMTFRQLSGSKEVIAKLQDHLIKQGMELQPIALKPQPFMEHKSYEGLKSALMLGLASGAYDNNFHLDDAANPKRMVNLVSGARKMKPDAWVGDVNQAIANLQNADKIPLTLEQACYTITQALGLKAASAEAQSKLMENKLLTETTVKLITDKQKLTNADTYMLIKDLKVGVTGKP from the coding sequence ATGGCAAATTCGAATCGTAACAACTCCACATCCAAAGGATGGCTTTGGTTGATGGGGACATTGATTGTACTTGCGGTGTTGGCAGCAGCTGCATCTCTCTACTATCAATATAAACACCTTTCACATGGTGCACATAGCTCAGTTAAGCAAGCTATTCAAGAAGTGAAATCAGTAAAGAAAGCTAAAGATGCGTACGATGTCATTGTTGTAGGTACGGACCCGGAGGGGGTTGCTGCTGCCGTTTCGGCTGCTCGCAATGGATTAAGTACACTGCTCGTTGATGGCCGGAATCGGACTATGTTGGGTGGTTTGATGACGCATGGTGGTCTTAATACGATTGATATGAACTACGCGCCCAAAGCGAATCCGCTCAGCAAACATGAGGTGTTTAACAAGGGCTTTTTCTCAGAGTGGTACAGTAAAATCGAGGGTGATTCCTTCGATGTTAACACAGCTGCAAATGCTTTCTACGACTTGGTTCGTGCAGAGAAAAATATAGATGTTTTATTACGCATGCAAAAAATAGAACCTATTCTTGAGTCATCAGGTTCAGGAAATGCAAAGTTACAAGGCGTTATACTTACTTTGTCAGATGGAACCAAACAAACGGTGAAGTCAGCCTCTGTCATCGATGCCACACAAGATGCTGATTTTGCAGCTGCGGCGGGTGTTCCTTTTACATTTGGAAGAGAAGATTTGGGTGATCCTCAGTCAAGAATGGCCGTTACACTAGTTTTTCGTCTTAAAAACATTACTCCCGAAGTATGGAGTCTGATGGCAAAGCGTCTAAATGGAGACGATGACGTGAATTCTGGCGTTAATGAAGTTAGTGTCTGGGGCTATAAAGAAATGAGTAATTATCCAGCTCTTAATAAAGAACGTGCCAAAATGCGCGGCTTGAACATGGGAAGAGAGAACGATAATACGGTACTTGTGAACTCATTGCAAATATTTGGGGTAGATACATTTAATCCGAAATCTGTTCAAGATGCTTTTGATATTGCCAATCAAGAATTACCGAATGTGGTTGCCTACATGCAGAAAACTTTTCCCGAGTTTGCCGGTGTAGAGCTAGCGGGGACTGCTTCTGAGTTATATGTGCGTGAAACGCGGCATATACAGGGCGAATACCGAATGAACATAGTTGACGTATGTACGAATGGGGACCAATGGGACCGTATTGGCTTCGGTTCTTATCCCGTAGATATCCAACGTGTGACACCAAGCGATTCCGGTAACGTCGTATGTTCTCCGACACAGTACGCCATACCTTTCCGCAGCATTGTACCACTGAAAGTAGATGGACTGCTTGTTGTTGGCAGAGCAGCTAGCTACGATACGCTTCCGCACGGGAGTGCTCGAGTAATGCCAACTGGGATGGCTGAAGGTGAAGCGGCAGGCGCTGCTGCTATGTTCGCTAAGCAAGAAAAAATGACATTCCGTCAATTATCCGGCTCCAAAGAAGTTATTGCTAAATTGCAGGATCATTTGATTAAACAAGGCATGGAGCTTCAGCCTATTGCGCTCAAGCCTCAACCTTTTATGGAGCATAAATCCTATGAAGGTTTGAAATCCGCTCTGATGCTGGGCTTAGCTTCAGGCGCTTATGACAATAACTTTCACTTGGATGACGCGGCCAATCCAAAGCGGATGGTTAATCTCGTCAGCGGTGCGAGGAAAATGAAACCTGATGCCTGGGTTGGGGATGTCAATCAGGCTATAGCGAATCTGCAAAACGCAGATAAAATACCACTTACCCTAGAGCAGGCCTGTTATACAATCACACAAGCGTTAGGACTGAAAGCTGCCTCCGCTGAAGCACAATCCAAGTTAATGGAGAATAAGCTCCTCACAGAAACGACCGTTAAACTTATTACCGACAAGCAAAAGCTAACGAATGCCGACACGTATATGCTTATAAAAGATTTAAAAGTTGGTGTTACAGGTAAGCCATAG
- a CDS encoding DoxX family protein, with protein sequence MALGLLIIRLVIGLSFAAHGSQKVFGWFGGYGPKGTGGFFDSIGIKPGVLMAVLAGLAEIAGGLLFAAGLWTSLGAALIVLIMLGAIIKVHAKNGYWITSNGIEYNLTLIAIAVGVALIGAGEYSLDALM encoded by the coding sequence ATGGCGTTAGGTCTTCTTATTATTCGTTTAGTGATCGGTTTATCATTCGCGGCGCACGGTTCACAAAAAGTATTTGGATGGTTCGGTGGCTATGGTCCTAAAGGTACGGGAGGTTTCTTCGATTCTATTGGAATCAAGCCAGGTGTGCTCATGGCTGTTCTTGCAGGTTTGGCGGAAATTGCAGGTGGGCTGCTCTTCGCTGCAGGTCTTTGGACATCATTAGGTGCTGCCCTTATCGTTCTAATTATGCTTGGGGCTATTATTAAAGTTCATGCCAAAAACGGTTATTGGATAACTTCCAATGGTATTGAATACAATTTAACATTAATCGCTATCGCCGTTGGTGTTGCACTTATCGGAGCCGGTGAATATTCTTTAGATGCTTTGATGTAA
- a CDS encoding winged helix-turn-helix transcriptional regulator — MEDYQLCPKFENAFELLGKRWTGLIVHVLLSGPKRFKDISVLIPSMSDRMLSERFKELEAAEIIIRHVYPETPVRIEYELTPKGKGLKPVMDELQKWADLH, encoded by the coding sequence ATGGAAGACTATCAACTGTGTCCCAAATTCGAGAATGCTTTTGAACTTCTAGGAAAGCGTTGGACAGGATTAATTGTACATGTCTTGCTTTCTGGACCGAAGCGCTTTAAAGATATATCAGTTCTCATCCCAAGTATGAGTGATCGCATGCTTTCGGAGAGATTCAAGGAGCTCGAGGCTGCGGAGATCATCATCCGTCATGTATACCCAGAAACGCCGGTTCGGATTGAGTATGAATTAACCCCCAAAGGAAAAGGGCTAAAACCCGTTATGGACGAGTTGCAAAAATGGGCGGACTTACATTAA